The Natator depressus isolate rNatDep1 chromosome 11, rNatDep2.hap1, whole genome shotgun sequence genome includes a window with the following:
- the NXPH2 gene encoding neurexophilin-2 translates to MMYLQPLPLLVVQSFLQLIFCDTKQIVHATEVLDWEDKDAAETLVNNVVHSRIINPLRLFVKPSPVLKHGQMSYSDSIENFWDWLANITEVQESLARTKRRPIVKTGKFKKMFGWGDFHSNIKTVKLNLLITGKIVDHGNGTFSVYFRHNSTGLGNVSVSLVPPSKVVEFESSPQSTLETKESKSFNCRIEYEKTDRAKKTALCNFDPSKICYQEQTQSHVSWLCSKPFKVICIYIAFYSVDYKLVQKVCPDYNYHSETPYLSSG, encoded by the coding sequence ATATTTTGTGACACTAAACAAATAGTCCATGCCACAGAAGTGCTGGATTGGGAAGACAAAGATGCTGCAGAGACATTGGTCAACAACGTTGTCCATTCCAGGATCATCAACCCTTTACGCCTATTTGTTAAGCCATCTCCAGTGTTGAAACATGGCCAGATGTCATACTCAGACAGCATAGAAAACTTTTGGGATTGGTTAGCCAACATCACTGAGGTTCAAGAATCTCTTGCACGGACTAAGCGCAGACCAATAGTAAAAACTGGGAAATTCAAGAAAATGTTTGGGTGGGGCGACTTCCATTCCAACATCAAAACTGTTAAACTAAACCTCCTCATCACAGGGAAAATTGTTGATCATGGCAATGGAACCTTCAGTGTTTATTTCCGACATAACTCAACAGGTCTTGGAAATGTTTCTGTAAGCCTGGTGCCGCCTTCCAAGGTGGTGGAATTTGAATCTTCTCCACAGTCAACGCTGGAGACCAAGGAATCCAAGTCCTTCAACTGCCGAATTGAGTATGAAAAAACAGATCGGGCTAAGAAAACTGCCTTGTGCAATTTTGACCCTTCAAAGATCTGCTACCAAGAGCAGACACAAAGCCATGTTTCTTGGTTGTGTTCTAAACCATTTAAAGTTATCTGCATTTATATCGCTTTTTACAGTGTAGATTACAAACTGGTGCAAAAGGTCTGCCCCGATTATAATTACCATAGTGAGACACCCTATTTGTCCTCTGGCTGA